The Halomonas sp. KG2 genome segment GCCATCAACAAAACCATGTGGCTCAGGCACACGTACATCAGCGGCAGCAAGACGATATAGCGCATCGACTTCCGCATTCAGCCACGCCTGCTCCTGCTCTTTTTGACCGTAGCGAGTCTTTTTGGCCATGGCGCGCGAACGACGACTATTGCGCTCCTTGCGCCCTTCCTGGTATTGCACGGCCTGTTTAAAGCTACGCTGCTTAGCTTCTTTAAAGACCTTGGCGCAACGTACTTCTTCACCGCAGCGCACGACATACACCTGTGCCTCTTTACCACTCATTAACTGCACCAGCACCTCGTCGACCATTCCATCATCGACCAGGGGCTGTAATCGCTTAGGGAGACTCTGATTAAGTCTCAAAATCAGCGATAATACGGCCATCGTCAACCGCATAGGATTCGTTGCCACCATGGATCAGATCACCTTCTCCGAAGCCGAGTACCAGACCAAAAAGCGCAAGACTCGCCGCGAGATCTTTCTGGAGCGGATGGACAAACTGATTCCGTGGAAGCAGTTGGAGAAGAAGGTCGCTCGTTATTATCCCAAGGGCCAGACTGGCAGGCCACCGTATCCCCTGCCGACCATGCTGCGAGTCCACTGCATGCAGTTGTTCTATAACCTCAGCGACCCGGCCATGGAAGATGCCCTGTACGAGATTGAATCCATGCGGCACTTCGCCGGCCTGAAGTTGGATCGCTTACCGGATGAAACCACCATTCTCAAGTTCCGTCATTTCCTTGAACGCCATGGCCTCGGCAAGGTGTTGTTCAAAGAAGTGAACAAACACTTGGAGAAGAACGGTCTGATGCTGCGCGAAGGTAGCATTGTGGATGCTTCCATCATTTCTGCTCCAAGCTCCACGAAGAACGAGAGCGGCAAGCGTGACCCAGAGATGCACCAGACCCGAAAAGGCAATCAATGGTACTTCGGCATGAAGATGCACATCGGCGTCGATGACACGCTCGGCCTGATCCACAGCATCGATACCACGGCAGCCAACATCCACGACATTGTGCCCGCCGGTAACCTTTTTCATGGTGACGAGCAGCGCGTGTTCGGTGATGCTGGTTATCTTGGGATTCAAAAGCGCGATGAGCATAAAAATCGTAAAAACGTATCCTGGTTCATTGCTAAACGTCCTGGCTCTCGCAAGAAAATGGATGACCGTCAGTTGAAAGCTGAAAAGCTCAAAGCCAGTGCTCGGGCCAAAGTGGAACACCCATTCCGCTACATCAAACAGGTCTTTGGCTACAGCAAAGTCCGCTATCGCGGCCTGGCCAAAAACAGTACCCGGTTGCACTTGCTAGCAGCATTCACCAATTTACTGATCGGTGAAAAATACTTGCTGGCGTAGGGCCAGTGCGCCCGAATTCCGCCAAAACGGCGGGAAACGGGCAAAAAACGAACAAAAAAGGGAAAAATTACGCCGAAATCGAGTTTGAACGGCTTTTTTTCGAATTGAAAAGCGATTCAGCGACAAATCAGGCGTTAATCAGACCCTCCTTAGGGATTTTCATGGTTAGCTGCGTCGGCTCCTCTTTACTATCTGTGCACAATCATTAATCGATCAATAGCGAATACGGCGGACGC includes the following:
- a CDS encoding IS5 family transposase; the protein is MDQITFSEAEYQTKKRKTRREIFLERMDKLIPWKQLEKKVARYYPKGQTGRPPYPLPTMLRVHCMQLFYNLSDPAMEDALYEIESMRHFAGLKLDRLPDETTILKFRHFLERHGLGKVLFKEVNKHLEKNGLMLREGSIVDASIISAPSSTKNESGKRDPEMHQTRKGNQWYFGMKMHIGVDDTLGLIHSIDTTAANIHDIVPAGNLFHGDEQRVFGDAGYLGIQKRDEHKNRKNVSWFIAKRPGSRKKMDDRQLKAEKLKASARAKVEHPFRYIKQVFGYSKVRYRGLAKNSTRLHLLAAFTNLLIGEKYLLA